In Micromonospora sp. WMMA1363, a genomic segment contains:
- a CDS encoding oxidoreductase, protein MRYTRESVPDLTGRTTVVTGANGGLGLETAKLFASKGAHVVMAVRNQEKAAKAVEEIRAEAPAASLELVELDLASQASVKRAAEQILARHERIDVLVNNAGLMALPERRTADGYEMQFGVNHLGHWTLTALLMPAILAAPAARVVTVTSTAHHMGRPPDPDNPHLHGTYDPWRAYGQSKLANYHFGLGLQREFDRAGVSARSLIAHPGLTASDLQTHTVEQGGGGWLGPFFAWMARRTGMGVENGAMPQIRAATDPDAKGGQFYGPRFGNNGRAVRLPVLRPGADAAIRTLWQVSQRETGVALTV, encoded by the coding sequence GTGAGGTACACCCGCGAATCGGTGCCGGACCTGACGGGCAGGACGACGGTGGTCACCGGCGCGAACGGTGGTCTGGGTCTGGAGACCGCGAAGCTGTTCGCCAGCAAGGGCGCCCACGTGGTGATGGCGGTGCGCAACCAGGAGAAGGCGGCGAAGGCGGTCGAGGAGATCCGAGCAGAAGCCCCGGCGGCGTCCCTGGAACTGGTCGAACTCGACCTGGCCTCGCAGGCGTCCGTGAAACGGGCCGCCGAGCAGATCCTGGCCCGGCACGAACGGATCGACGTCCTGGTCAACAACGCGGGACTGATGGCACTGCCAGAGCGGCGGACGGCCGACGGGTACGAGATGCAGTTCGGGGTCAATCACCTCGGACACTGGACGTTGACGGCGCTGCTGATGCCGGCGATCCTGGCCGCCCCCGCCGCCCGGGTGGTGACCGTGACATCGACGGCCCACCACATGGGCCGACCGCCCGATCCGGACAACCCGCACCTGCACGGTACCTACGACCCGTGGCGTGCCTACGGCCAGTCCAAGCTCGCCAACTACCACTTCGGTCTCGGTCTGCAGCGGGAGTTCGACCGGGCCGGGGTGAGCGCCCGCAGCCTCATCGCGCACCCCGGCCTGACAGCCAGCGACCTGCAGACCCACACCGTCGAACAGGGTGGTGGCGGCTGGCTGGGCCCCTTCTTCGCCTGGATGGCCCGGCGCACCGGCATGGGTGTCGAGAACGGTGCGATGCCCCAGATCCGCGCCGCAACCGACCCGGATGCCAAAGGCGGACAGTTCTACGGCCCGCGATTCGGCAACAACGGCCGCGCCGTCCGACTGCCGGTCCTGCGTCCCGGGGCCGACGCCGCCATCCGAACGCTGTGGCAGGTCTCCCAACGGGAGACGGGCGTCGCGCTCACGGTGTGA